Genomic segment of Nostoc sp. TCL240-02:
TATGCGCGATCGCACTTTAGCACTTGGAGGTGACTTTAATATTAATAGCACTCCTGGTTCTGGTTGCAAAATTACAGTTAATATTCCCTTAATGAGGTTGAGATGATGATTAAAGTATTGTTAGTAGATGACCAAGGTTTAATTCGTCAAGGATTAAGAGCGTTATTAGAATTAGAACCGGATTTAGAGATAGTGGGAGAAGCAGAAAATGGTGAACAGGCAATTAATTTGGTTGCTGAATTTCAACCAGATGTACTATTGCTAGATATCAGAATGCCTATTATGGATGGAGTTGCAGCGACGAAAGAAATTCAAAAACGTTTTCCCACAACTAAAATTTTAGTACTGACGACTTTTGATGATGATGAATATGTATCAGCAGCATTGCAAAATGGGGCAATGGGTTATTTATTAAAAGATACGCCCTCAGAAGAATTAGCTGTTGCTATTCGTGCTGTTTATAAAGGATATACCCAATTAGGTCCAGGTATAGTTAAAAAGCTGTTAACTCAGTTTTCTAATGGTACACCAATCCATTCAACACCTGTACCTTCTACTTTAACTGAACTTACTCCTAGAGAAAAAGAGGTTTTGCGGTTAATTGCTACAGGTGCTAGTAACCGAGAAATTGCTCAAGAACTCTATATTTCTGAGGGGACGGTAAAAAATCATGTGACAAATATTTTAAACACGTTAAATCTGCGCGATCGCACTCAAGCGGCGATTTGGGCAAACACATATTTATCCTATTTGAATTAGCCAAGTTAAATAATTCGTAATTCGTGATTTTAGCCTTTAAATTAATTATAGTAGCGGTATCAATACGGTTCGGTTAAGGCAAGAGACGCGATAAATCGCCGTCTCTACAAAGGACTGATTATTGTAAAGATGGCGATTTATCGCGTCTTTGTGATCTAGGGCGTGTCATCAAAAAACCTTATCCGAACGGTATTGATAGCGGATTGGCTTTCAAGACAATCGTTACTAAATAATCTATTGTTTGGAATTCCCTTACTTTTTGACTAAAAAATATGCTGTAGCATAGTCAGGCAATTGACTGATTTTCTGACCAAATTCTTTTTTATTATTAAATATACCTGCCAAAAAATCTAGCTGATAAAGATTGGGTAAAAAGGCTCCCCCTGTATCGGCAATTACTCCCATTCGCAGATGTTTGCGACCACCTTGAGTATGCTCAATTACGACCACTTTACCTAAACCAATATTCAAAACATCTCCCGCAAAAGTAACTCCGGGTTTGATAGAGATTTTTGCACCTATTTTATATCCATAGCCTTTAATAGCATCAACTTCTCTAAAATACCAATAACGTTTTTGTGCTGTTGCTTTCAATCCGCGAATATAAGACATTCCATTATTTCTGTCTACATTAAAAAATGCCTTATAACCATCTGTAAAATTAATTAATATTGTTCCTTCCATAATTGCTTCTTCTAAACCATTTCTGGTTAGATAAGCGAGACTGGTAACTTTTCCAAATTCTTTACCACCTGGTTCATAAATACCTGACAAAACATCCTGCTTGGTGTATTTCGTATAGAATTTGTCGTTATTAGCGTTGTCTTTTAAGCTATAAATTGGTGTATTAAAAGTAGAGGTTTTCTTCCGAGAACCTGGATGAGTAAAGACAGCATATTTAGTAATTCGTAATTGTTTTTGCTGTTTATTCTTTGGGTTATAAGGAGACCATTTAATAACTCGAAAATTGGTATTGATAAAGTTAGGATCTTGCAACCGAGTAGCTCGATTATTAGCGATATCCTCCTTTAAGACAGCAATCATGAAATTCAAAGTGTTGAGAACATCTGGTATAGTTACTCCTTGAGTCGCAAGCATTCCTGTACGGAGAATATCTGGGTCTTCTGAAGAGTAATCTTGAAAATATTTTCTAGTATTAACTAGAACAGTTAATAAATCTCCTTGGTTGAAGTTAACCTTACTACTTGGCAGTTTTGCTGGGGTAACAACCTGACTACCATTAATACTAAATTTATATTTTTTGAACTCATCGACAATTGGATAGGGTGCAGATGCAGCTAGCAAATTTTGCTGAGATAAAAAAGTGTTTTGCTGATCGATAACTTCATCAGATACTTGTTGAGCAACAAAAGGATTTTGAAAATTTGCAGTGAGGGAAATCTGTGATGGAACTGCGGCAGAATTTTCTTGCTGCGTAAAGGGTTGATTTTGTTGGGCTAGCTGTTTATTTTTTGACTGAGTATATAAATGGCTATTTGCTAAACTGACAAATAATAAGGCAGCACAACCGACTGTGAAGCGAAATTTTGGGCTGGATAAGATATTCATAACTTGGAAATTAAATTTCTAATACTAAATAATCGACGTTATGTTTCCACCACCTCACGCACTAATTGCGCCAATTTTTCGGCACTATCGGGAACTGCGATCGCATGAGCGTTTTCACCCATCTTTGCTAACTCTTGCGGTGACTGCAACAAATTCAACACATTACTTTGCAATACTTGCGCCGTCAACTGCGATTGTTTCAGTGTTAACGCTGCACCAGATGAAGTAAATACGTCTGCATTATAAGATTGATGGTCTTCTGCGGCAAAGGGGTAGGGGATCAAAATTGCTGGTATTCCACACACTGCTAATTCTGTCAAGCTACCGGCACCAGAACGACTAATGGCAAGAGTTGCTCGTTGCAACAATGCCGCCATGTTGTTGTAAAAAGGTAAGGCTATGTACTGTGGATGTTTGAGACTATCTGCTTCGGGATCGCGATCGCCAGTTAAATGTACTACATAAGCGCCAGCATCAAACCAAGCCTTTGCAGATTCGCGCACTAACTTATTAACCGCAACTGCACCTTGGCTACCACCAAAGACGACAATTAAGGGAACACCATCAGGAATGGCTAAATCCAGGGGTGAGTTAATTTCCCCATCGAGAAATTGCGATCTTACAGGAGTACCAACACAGACATTTTTGGCACGGGGTAAATACTTAGCAGCTACTTCAAATCCCAAGGCTACCGCACTACACCAAGGGCCAAAAAAGCGAGTTACTTTACCTGGTAAGGCGTTAGATTCGTGGAAAACCACGGGTAAACCGAGGGAACGTGCCGCAATGACGGCTGGCCCGGCTATGTAACCCCCAGTGGTAAATACTCCTTGAAAATTTCCCTGTTTGAGAATTCGTCTGACTTCTATAATCGAAAGGGCAAGTTTACCAAAGATCCGAATCGAAGAAAGTCCAAACCCTTGCTGAAACCCTTCAACTGCAATAGTATTCAAGGGATACTCTTTAGGGACAAGTTGAGTTTCCAGCCGATTGGATACTCCCAGCCATTCGATTTGATAATCTGGAAGTTTTTCTGCCAGTGCGATAGCTGGAAACAAGTGTCCACCAGTACCACTGGCAGCTATTAATAATCGTATCGGTGCGTTTGCCATCAAACCTCTACCGTTTAGCGTCTAGCTTAACTAAGATAAAACAATTTCCTGACTTTCTCTCATCAAATCAGTAAACTCTTGCCAATGACTAAAATTATTACTGCTTTTGCAAAACGCCAACTCAAATTTCCAGCCAGTATTTGGCTGGTTTCGTTCCTGCTAACCCTTGGTTTAACAAGTGGTTGGCAACGCACTCAAGCGACGACACCACAGCAATTAGCCCAAACTGGTACAGTTCAAAATGCACCAACCGATTTAAAAAACCTGTTGACACAAGTTGATGCAGCTGCCAGTAAGGGTGATGTCAAAGGGGTGTTGCAATTCTACAGCCCCTCTTTCACTCATGGGGATGGATTAAACCTCCAAACCCTAGAAAAGTCTTTGGTTTTACTTTGGCAACGATATCCTAAATTACAATACAGTACCAAACTGCTATCTTCAAAATCGGAAGGCAATGGGATTATTGCCGAAACAGAGACGAAAATAACTGGCTTACCCTCCGGTAGCGGGAATAATTTGGCTCTCGATGCCACGATTAAATCGCGTCAGCGGATTGAAAGCGGTAAAATCGTCCGCCAAGACATTTTGGCAGAACGCACCCTACTTACCTCTGGCAGCAAGCCACCCAAAATTGATATTAAATTACCAGAACAGGTACAAGTTGGTCAGAAGTATAATTTTGATGCGATCGTCCAAGAGCCACTTGGTGATGATTTTCTCCTCGGAACGGCGCTAGAGGAAACCATCCAACCAGAGAAGTTTCTCAACCCCACACCCGTAGATTTGCAATTATTGACATCCGGTGGACTGTTTAAAACGGGACAAGCACCATCCACCCCTGGTAGCCAATGGGTTTCTGCTGTCATCCTACGAGGTAATGGGATGACGATGGTAACTCAGCGTCTACAAGTGGTGAAGAAATAGAGACGCGATTTATCGCGTCTGTACAAGAGTTAAGAGTATAGACGCGATTCATCGCGTCTATTAGGAGTTATGGACGACTGATGATAAATTATGAACTATGAAATTTGTGCTAATTCATAATTCATAACTATTAACTCCTCACTTCATAACTATCCTAATGACTTCCCTACAAAATCAAATCATTTTGATTACTGGCGCAAGTAGTGGTATTGGTACTGCTTGTGCGAGAATCTTCGCTGGTGCGGGTGCAAAACTAATCTTAGCGGCACGACGGTTAGAACGTTTGCAGCAGCTAGCAGATGCTCTTATTAAAGGATTTGGTACTGAAATTCATTTATTACAGCTAGATGTGCGCGATCGCAACGCTGTCGAATCTGCCATTTCTACTCTACCGCCTGCCTGGTCTGACATCGACATTCTGATTAACAATGCTGGTCTAAGTCGTGGTTTAGACAAGTTGCACGAAGGCAGCTTTCAAGACTGGGAAGACATGATTGATACTAACGTTAAGGGTTTACTTTATGTTTCCCGTTATGTTGTTCCGGGAATGGTGAGTCGCGATCGCGGCCATGTGGTAAATTTAGGTTCCATTGCCGGACATCAAACCTATCCCGGTGGCAATGTCTACTGTGCTACCAAAGCTGCTGTGAGAGCTATTTCTGAAGGTTTAAAACAAGACTTGTTGGGAACACGGGTACGTGTAACTTCCGTTGACCCTGGTATGGTGGAAACGGAATTTAGCGAGGTGCGGTTTCACGGAAATACTGAACGCGCTAAAACAGTCTACCAGGGAGTTACGCCACTGACAGCAGATGATGTGGCTGATGTGATATTTTTCTGTGTGACGCGATCACCCCATGTCAATATTAACGAAGTTGTGCTGATGCCTGTTGACCAAGCTAGCGCTACGTTAGTTAATCGGCGAACAGAAAAGTAATCCAATTGAAGAAGATTAAATTCTAAACACTCCCACATATTTTGAAAATTTTACTACGCTCATTTCCAAAAAACCGTTGGTTAGATTTGGAATATTTTGATGTTACTAAAAATACTTTATTAAATGTATTTTTATTTTTTCGTATGAAATTACCCTGCTAAATCCCCCTTAAAAAGCAATACGGTTCAAAGCGCTACTTGTATAAAATCGTGGGTTTTTGAGTTTTTGAGACGCGATAAATCGCCGTCTCTACAAGTGTTTTGGTCTTATGTGAACTGTATTGCCTTAAAAAGTGGCAGTTTGATTCTGGTCTTGCAAACTGGAGCGACTGGCATGGGTTAGGGGGGATCAATAAGAGCCTGGAATAACAAGCAACTACTTTTCAAACATCCTTTAAGGCTAGTTGGAAAATCTGAGGAAATACGTAAAATTACAATTTCCTCAAAAAATTATCGTTTTTGGTTGTAGATAATTGCGGAACTTGTTTTGATTGTCTTGTAGTTATATAGTTTATGCTTATTAAAAAACAAAATAAGCATCTATCCTAAGAGGGATTTTTTAGGACTAATCTTTCTGTATGCATTTTTTAGAACTAGATTATGCAAAAATGATTTTTACTCATACATAAAATTCATATATGTTATCCAAAGAAAAGTGTTGACGATACAACTTCAAGAAAACATTTATTATTAATCAAAATAAAAGCGCTGTAGTTAATGCAGGAGGAGTTAAAAAAGTCTGAACTACTTCTCTACTTCAGACACTTAAAATTTTCTGAAGTTTAATTTATTAAGTAATTAATTTTATAATCTTTACAATAAAAGGAATATTTTATTGTTTAACAAAATATCATATCTTCAATACTTTCTTTCTCTTCCCGTTAAACCGTCTCTGCAAACCGTTCTGATTATTCCCTTTATTCTGCAAATCTTAGCAGTGGTAAGTTTAACAGGTTACCTCTCATTCAAAAATGGGCAAAAAGCAGTAAATAATATTGCCACACGGCTACTAAGTGAAATTAGCCAGCGTGTTCAGCAGAATCTGCATACTTTTCTTGAAACTACCCAGCAAATTAATCATAATAATGCTAATTCTATTAAACTTGCTCAATTAAATATACAAGATTATTCTATCTTAGAAAACTACTTTTTTGAACAATTAAAACTATTTAATCAAGTA
This window contains:
- a CDS encoding SDR family oxidoreductase encodes the protein MTSLQNQIILITGASSGIGTACARIFAGAGAKLILAARRLERLQQLADALIKGFGTEIHLLQLDVRDRNAVESAISTLPPAWSDIDILINNAGLSRGLDKLHEGSFQDWEDMIDTNVKGLLYVSRYVVPGMVSRDRGHVVNLGSIAGHQTYPGGNVYCATKAAVRAISEGLKQDLLGTRVRVTSVDPGMVETEFSEVRFHGNTERAKTVYQGVTPLTADDVADVIFFCVTRSPHVNINEVVLMPVDQASATLVNRRTEK
- a CDS encoding response regulator transcription factor → MIKVLLVDDQGLIRQGLRALLELEPDLEIVGEAENGEQAINLVAEFQPDVLLLDIRMPIMDGVAATKEIQKRFPTTKILVLTTFDDDEYVSAALQNGAMGYLLKDTPSEELAVAIRAVYKGYTQLGPGIVKKLLTQFSNGTPIHSTPVPSTLTELTPREKEVLRLIATGASNREIAQELYISEGTVKNHVTNILNTLNLRDRTQAAIWANTYLSYLN
- a CDS encoding nuclear transport factor 2 family protein, with translation MTKIITAFAKRQLKFPASIWLVSFLLTLGLTSGWQRTQATTPQQLAQTGTVQNAPTDLKNLLTQVDAAASKGDVKGVLQFYSPSFTHGDGLNLQTLEKSLVLLWQRYPKLQYSTKLLSSKSEGNGIIAETETKITGLPSGSGNNLALDATIKSRQRIESGKIVRQDILAERTLLTSGSKPPKIDIKLPEQVQVGQKYNFDAIVQEPLGDDFLLGTALEETIQPEKFLNPTPVDLQLLTSGGLFKTGQAPSTPGSQWVSAVILRGNGMTMVTQRLQVVKK
- the murG gene encoding undecaprenyldiphospho-muramoylpentapeptide beta-N-acetylglucosaminyltransferase, coding for MANAPIRLLIAASGTGGHLFPAIALAEKLPDYQIEWLGVSNRLETQLVPKEYPLNTIAVEGFQQGFGLSSIRIFGKLALSIIEVRRILKQGNFQGVFTTGGYIAGPAVIAARSLGLPVVFHESNALPGKVTRFFGPWCSAVALGFEVAAKYLPRAKNVCVGTPVRSQFLDGEINSPLDLAIPDGVPLIVVFGGSQGAVAVNKLVRESAKAWFDAGAYVVHLTGDRDPEADSLKHPQYIALPFYNNMAALLQRATLAISRSGAGSLTELAVCGIPAILIPYPFAAEDHQSYNADVFTSSGAALTLKQSQLTAQVLQSNVLNLLQSPQELAKMGENAHAIAVPDSAEKLAQLVREVVET